From the Pedobacter cryoconitis genome, one window contains:
- a CDS encoding ankyrin repeat domain-containing protein gives MDNQTYALINASRTGDVDQLKTLLAGNPDLNGQDEKGYSPLIIAAYNNRYEAVKLLVDAGADVNAQDFGGNTALMGVSFKGYPDIAELLISNGADLNLQHGNGGTALMFAAMFGRNELVRLLLSYGADKTILDSRGLSVFDLAAQQGNEAGIALLEQAN, from the coding sequence ATGGATAATCAAACTTATGCGCTCATCAATGCTTCAAGAACGGGAGACGTTGATCAATTAAAGACATTACTGGCAGGCAATCCCGATTTAAACGGTCAGGATGAAAAGGGATATTCTCCACTTATTATTGCAGCTTATAATAATCGGTATGAAGCTGTAAAATTATTAGTAGATGCGGGTGCCGATGTCAATGCACAGGATTTTGGTGGGAATACGGCGTTGATGGGGGTCTCTTTTAAAGGTTATCCTGACATTGCTGAGCTGCTGATCAGTAATGGTGCCGACCTGAACCTTCAGCATGGAAATGGCGGAACTGCTTTGATGTTTGCAGCTATGTTCGGAAGGAATGAACTGGTTCGCTTATTGCTAAGTTACGGTGCCGACAAAACAATATTAGATTCCCGTGGATTATCAGTTTTTGATTTGGCAGCGCAGCAGGGAAATGAAGCAGGAATTGCATTGCTGGAACAAGCAAATTAA
- a CDS encoding Crp/Fnr family transcriptional regulator, whose translation MTLNEYIAEMLSTNETLPFPTVTAAYSKKSVITSIGQVERNIYFLKEGIIEIGMETEIGNKIIDFCFSNDMVSSYTSFLAQETSDVYLYCLTDCIVEIVPYAQLNEAYKTSLLANQFGRLATEGLYMKRVRKEKDTLTKNAEQRYLELIKYRPEMIKEIPVHRIARYLGIHPESLSRLRKSIS comes from the coding sequence ATGACATTGAATGAATACATTGCTGAAATGCTGAGTACAAATGAGACTTTGCCATTTCCTACTGTTACCGCAGCGTATTCCAAAAAATCTGTCATTACCAGTATAGGACAGGTCGAAAGAAATATCTATTTCCTTAAAGAAGGCATCATAGAAATCGGGATGGAAACTGAAATCGGGAACAAAATCATTGACTTCTGCTTTTCCAACGATATGGTTTCTTCTTATACTTCCTTTCTGGCACAAGAAACATCAGATGTATATCTTTACTGCTTAACAGATTGTATTGTAGAAATTGTTCCCTACGCCCAACTGAATGAAGCCTATAAAACCTCTTTGCTCGCAAATCAATTTGGCAGACTGGCTACAGAAGGACTTTATATGAAAAGAGTGCGCAAAGAAAAAGATACACTTACCAAAAATGCAGAACAAAGATATCTGGAACTCATTAAATACAGGCCCGAAATGATCAAAGAAATTCCTGTTCACCGCATTGCAAGATACCTTGGCATCCACCCGGAAAGCCTGAGCAGACTTCGTAAATCAATTTCCTAA
- a CDS encoding acyl-CoA thioesterase has translation MVHFQKKLALRWADLDPNFHLRHSSYYDLAAQSRLEILGELGLTMNVMQEQHFGPVIFKESCTFIREIKSEDQISINIRVEKMSADGAKWSIVQEFTDHENKVRAILTVEGSWIDTKLRKLARPVPQVAQDAFNLLPKIEKTLNDSF, from the coding sequence ATGGTACATTTTCAGAAAAAATTAGCATTACGCTGGGCCGATTTAGATCCCAACTTTCACCTCAGACATAGCAGCTATTACGATCTGGCTGCCCAATCCCGGTTAGAAATTTTAGGTGAACTCGGCCTGACGATGAACGTAATGCAAGAACAGCACTTTGGCCCTGTCATCTTCAAAGAATCCTGTACATTTATCAGGGAAATCAAATCAGAAGACCAGATCAGCATCAATATTAGAGTGGAGAAGATGAGTGCCGACGGAGCAAAATGGTCTATTGTGCAAGAATTTACTGATCACGAAAATAAAGTAAGAGCTATTCTTACAGTCGAAGGTTCATGGATAGATACCAAATTACGTAAACTGGCCAGGCCAGTACCTCAGGTTGCACAGGATGCTTTTAACCTGTTACCGAAAATAGAAAAAACATTAAACGATAGTTTTTAG
- a CDS encoding TolC family protein, whose protein sequence is MRNYYPNRLVFIGVLSISLLRISQVQAQQVPDLPTLMQRAVNKDAELANKQLDVEQSKDSRQALSDAYLPRVSSMASYAYLNSSVNASLPSSTFPILNIPIPALDGSFNMHNNTWLANVSVKALLFDGFKIGNYKKAITEKMKAQTVILENDRQIIIGKVSETYDMLALLKQSKVVLDNSGKQLEAQSKIADKALAYGLITKYEHKKIEVARAQLEAKLVEYDGKRNLVLKRLEQLTGIGTDTLKLIDNSLVPYLNVIPNQDVNNRPEFAALEAQDKAYNYQLKAKRNHLIPTAAAFGSVSYMSLNNLVFQNKAGTLGPNTGDVKLQMNKLELFPTFIAGVGVKWDIFDGFESKHEIRKIKIELQQVRNKKEEAKELLSLGLIKANTDYSIATAQIGAKEKEKEVSLDALQIATKEFRTGLIKPADLITAITDSEKAELSYLETVFNQRRAADEAHKAAGNLTIDKFKSKN, encoded by the coding sequence ATGAGAAACTATTACCCAAACAGACTGGTATTTATTGGTGTGCTGTCTATTTCGCTTTTGCGGATAAGCCAGGTTCAAGCTCAGCAAGTACCAGATTTACCAACGTTAATGCAACGTGCCGTCAATAAAGACGCAGAGCTGGCCAATAAACAACTCGACGTAGAACAAAGCAAAGATTCAAGGCAGGCTTTATCAGATGCCTATTTGCCACGTGTAAGCAGTATGGCAAGTTATGCTTATTTAAACAGCAGTGTCAATGCGAGTTTGCCATCCTCTACTTTTCCGATTTTGAATATTCCAATTCCAGCTTTGGATGGAAGCTTTAACATGCACAATAATACGTGGCTGGCCAATGTAAGTGTAAAAGCATTGCTGTTTGACGGATTTAAAATTGGCAATTATAAAAAAGCAATTACCGAAAAGATGAAAGCCCAAACCGTTATTTTAGAGAATGACAGGCAGATAATTATCGGTAAAGTCAGTGAAACCTATGATATGCTCGCGCTGCTTAAACAAAGTAAGGTAGTACTGGACAATAGCGGTAAACAATTGGAGGCGCAGTCAAAAATTGCTGATAAAGCACTTGCTTACGGTTTGATCACTAAATATGAACACAAAAAGATTGAAGTGGCCCGTGCACAACTGGAAGCAAAACTGGTAGAGTATGACGGAAAAAGAAATTTAGTCCTTAAACGTTTAGAACAGCTGACTGGAATTGGCACAGACACACTCAAATTAATTGATAACAGCCTGGTACCTTACCTGAATGTAATTCCGAACCAGGATGTCAATAACCGCCCGGAATTTGCAGCATTGGAAGCTCAGGATAAAGCTTATAACTATCAGCTGAAAGCTAAAAGAAATCATTTGATACCTACGGCTGCCGCTTTTGGCTCTGTTTCTTATATGAGCTTAAACAATCTTGTTTTTCAAAATAAAGCAGGAACACTTGGCCCTAATACCGGTGATGTCAAACTTCAGATGAACAAGCTGGAACTATTCCCTACGTTTATTGCCGGTGTAGGTGTAAAATGGGACATATTCGATGGATTTGAAAGTAAACACGAAATCAGGAAAATAAAGATTGAATTACAACAGGTCAGGAATAAAAAAGAAGAAGCAAAAGAACTGCTGTCACTCGGCTTAATTAAAGCGAATACCGATTACAGTATTGCTACAGCGCAGATTGGTGCAAAGGAGAAAGAAAAAGAAGTATCACTTGACGCGCTTCAAATCGCTACTAAAGAATTCAGAACCGGGCTGATCAAACCAGCCGATCTGATCACTGCCATAACAGATAGCGAAAAAGCTGAATTAAGTTATTTAGAAACCGTATTCAATCAAAGAAGAGCCGCCGACGAAGCACATAAAGCTGCCGGAAACCTGACTATAGACAAATTCAAATCAAAGAATTAA